Proteins from a genomic interval of Mesobacillus sp. S13:
- a CDS encoding Gfo/Idh/MocA family protein gives MLKIGVIGLGDIAQKAYLPVFAEKGDIEFHLFTRDQDKLKNLAAKYRFSHIHSSLDVLIESGVKGAFVHSATESHHQIVKQLLLAGVHVYVDKPIAYDYEKARELTELAEEKGLILMTGFNRRYAPAYKKLTELKEPNMVIMQKNRRALPGEIRNFIYDDFIHVIDTLRFLFPYPIERVNVTGKKNGMFLHHVVIQLQAEAGVAIGIMNRDSGVVEEKVEIFQSAEKRTALNVSDLFVQENRTETRVGGSDWEPTLHKRGFEQIVFDFLQAVGSKTSPLLTARGSLKTHEICEQIVLELEQL, from the coding sequence ATGTTGAAGATTGGCGTCATTGGCTTAGGGGATATTGCACAAAAAGCCTATTTGCCTGTTTTTGCAGAGAAGGGAGATATTGAGTTCCATCTTTTCACGCGTGATCAGGACAAGCTGAAAAATCTTGCTGCAAAGTACAGGTTTTCCCATATCCACTCAAGTCTGGATGTGCTCATTGAAAGTGGTGTGAAGGGAGCTTTTGTACATAGTGCAACAGAATCTCATCATCAAATTGTCAAACAACTGCTCCTGGCTGGTGTCCATGTGTATGTCGACAAGCCCATTGCCTATGATTATGAAAAAGCCAGGGAATTGACAGAGCTGGCTGAGGAAAAAGGCTTGATCTTAATGACCGGTTTTAACCGCAGGTATGCTCCGGCATATAAGAAGCTGACTGAGCTGAAAGAACCGAATATGGTGATCATGCAGAAAAACAGGCGGGCTCTGCCGGGGGAAATACGTAACTTTATTTATGATGATTTCATCCATGTTATCGATACACTTAGATTCTTATTTCCGTACCCAATTGAGCGGGTCAATGTGACAGGCAAAAAAAATGGTATGTTTTTGCATCATGTGGTCATTCAGCTTCAGGCGGAAGCGGGTGTAGCAATTGGAATCATGAACCGTGACAGCGGTGTTGTAGAAGAAAAAGTGGAGATATTCCAATCAGCTGAAAAACGAACAGCTTTAAATGTTTCTGACCTTTTCGTGCAGGAAAACAGGACTGAAACAAGGGTAGGGGGAAGTGACTGGGAACCAACCCTTCATAAGCGCGGCTTTGAACAAATTGTTTTTGATTTCCTGCAGGCTGTCGGCAGCAAAACTTCACCGCTTTTAACCGCAAGGGGTTCTTTGAAAACACATGAAATTTGTGAACAAATCGTCCTGGAATTAGAACAGTTATAA
- a CDS encoding NCS2 family permease, producing the protein MKNFFQFAERNTNYKQETLAGITTFLSMAYILVVNPLILSQAGMDKGAVFTATALSAIIGSLLIGLLANFPIGIAPSMGLNSFFTFTVCIGMGVEWQVALTGVFIAGVLFVILSLLKIREKIINVIPQDLKHAIAGGIGFFVAFIGLKNAGIIIGSEATFVSIGNLTSGPVLLALFGFIISVIMMVRGISGGIFYGMVIATIIGIFTGLIEKPTAIVGSVPDISPTFGVVFHHLGDIFSPDVLAVIFTFLFVAFFDTAGALIAVASQAGLMKDNKIPNAGRALLADAGSAVAGAVLGTSTTASFVESSAGIAVGGRTGFTSVIIAACFGIAMLFSPILSVITPEVTAPALIIVGALMATEISKINWNNLAVIIPSFVTIIMMPLTFSVATGIALGFILYPLMMLGMGKFKEVHPIMYILGFLFVGYFMYV; encoded by the coding sequence ATGAAAAACTTTTTCCAGTTCGCTGAACGTAATACAAATTATAAACAGGAAACACTTGCCGGTATCACGACTTTCTTGTCGATGGCGTACATCCTTGTCGTCAACCCTTTAATCCTCAGCCAGGCTGGCATGGATAAGGGAGCTGTTTTTACCGCTACGGCTTTGTCTGCGATTATTGGCTCGCTGCTGATCGGCCTGCTGGCAAACTTCCCAATTGGAATTGCTCCAAGCATGGGCTTGAATTCATTTTTCACTTTCACCGTTTGTATCGGCATGGGAGTTGAGTGGCAAGTCGCCCTTACTGGTGTATTCATCGCGGGTGTCCTATTCGTCATCCTCAGTCTTTTAAAGATCCGCGAAAAAATCATTAATGTGATTCCCCAGGATCTTAAGCATGCAATCGCTGGGGGCATCGGCTTCTTCGTCGCATTCATCGGTTTGAAAAATGCAGGAATCATCATTGGCAGCGAAGCAACTTTCGTCTCAATCGGTAACCTGACATCAGGCCCTGTCCTGCTTGCACTGTTCGGCTTCATCATCAGCGTGATCATGATGGTCCGCGGAATCAGCGGCGGCATCTTTTATGGAATGGTCATTGCCACAATCATAGGAATATTTACTGGCTTGATTGAAAAGCCAACAGCAATCGTCGGGTCTGTTCCCGATATTTCACCTACATTTGGTGTCGTCTTTCATCATCTTGGGGATATTTTCTCTCCTGATGTCCTTGCCGTTATTTTCACATTCTTGTTTGTCGCGTTCTTTGATACTGCCGGAGCACTTATTGCGGTTGCCAGCCAGGCTGGTCTGATGAAGGATAATAAAATTCCAAATGCAGGCCGCGCACTTCTCGCGGACGCAGGATCTGCTGTTGCCGGTGCTGTACTCGGGACATCCACAACAGCGTCGTTCGTTGAATCTTCAGCAGGGATTGCTGTCGGCGGGCGAACAGGTTTTACATCTGTAATCATTGCGGCTTGTTTCGGGATTGCGATGCTTTTCTCTCCGATCCTGTCCGTGATTACACCAGAAGTTACCGCTCCGGCACTCATCATTGTTGGTGCGTTGATGGCAACTGAAATCAGTAAAATCAACTGGAACAATCTTGCTGTGATTATCCCATCATTCGTCACAATCATCATGATGCCGCTCACTTTTAGCGTCGCCACAGGAATCGCCCTTGGCTTCATTCTTTATCCTTTGATGATGCTTGGTATGGGGAAGTTTAAAGAAGTTCATCCCATTATGTATATACTCGGTTTCTTGTTTGTTGGTTATTTTATGTATGTATAA
- a CDS encoding CBS domain-containing protein, producing MKLLEMELKKLAVIQNEKRSERFEVAFNRIHAWLQRITRNATTDKYSELLRINYSRHSIIRKYYHDLKMYGRLRNSLVHDKIALDYYIAEPHEKVVEKIERIASQVSDPKNALDIATRPVFYFKEDASLVDVLKIIQKRAYSQFPVYDENGFKWLLTSNCIAQWLAGNLLEESRMIEDVKIRDLEYLHSKRFVEFAAKNSDIFSIEDVFEKYHLENKKLEAVLITENGKASERPIGIITPWDLVEIDVLD from the coding sequence ATGAAACTGTTGGAAATGGAGTTGAAAAAATTGGCTGTTATCCAAAATGAGAAGCGTTCAGAAAGATTCGAAGTGGCTTTTAACCGTATCCACGCATGGCTGCAACGGATTACAAGAAATGCGACAACAGATAAATATTCAGAGCTGCTTAGGATCAATTATTCCAGGCACTCAATCATCCGCAAATATTATCATGATTTGAAAATGTATGGGCGCCTGCGTAATTCACTTGTTCATGACAAAATTGCTCTTGATTATTACATAGCTGAACCACATGAAAAAGTAGTGGAGAAAATCGAAAGGATTGCCAGCCAGGTATCAGATCCTAAGAATGCACTGGATATCGCAACAAGACCGGTGTTTTATTTTAAAGAAGATGCAAGTTTAGTTGATGTCTTGAAAATTATCCAGAAGAGGGCTTATTCACAGTTTCCTGTCTATGATGAAAATGGGTTCAAGTGGCTGTTGACTTCAAATTGTATTGCCCAGTGGCTAGCAGGCAATTTGCTGGAGGAGAGCAGGATGATAGAGGATGTAAAAATCCGCGACCTGGAATATCTTCATTCAAAGAGATTTGTAGAGTTTGCCGCAAAAAATTCGGATATTTTCTCAATAGAGGATGTCTTTGAAAAATACCACCTTGAAAACAAGAAGCTGGAAGCAGTATTAATCACTGAAAATGGTAAAGCGTCCGAGCGGCCAATCGGGATCATCACACCATGGGATTTGGTAGAAATCGACGTTTTGGACTAA